The Deltaproteobacteria bacterium genome window below encodes:
- a CDS encoding phage tail protein — MTQEYPLPRFHFQVDWGGAKLSFTEVTGLVMEREKIEYRHSDSKDFNKIAMPGLVKNNNITMKRGKFERDFDFNAWLDEIANERVNERRDVTIRLLNERHEPVAAWSAVRCFPVKVTAPDFKSDANEAAIESIEIAHEGLKLMKV; from the coding sequence ATGACGCAGGAGTATCCATTACCCAGATTCCATTTTCAGGTTGATTGGGGCGGCGCAAAGCTCAGTTTCACTGAGGTGACCGGGCTTGTCATGGAGAGGGAGAAAATCGAATACCGGCACAGCGACAGCAAGGATTTCAACAAGATCGCCATGCCCGGATTGGTCAAAAATAATAATATAACCATGAAACGCGGGAAATTCGAGCGCGATTTCGACTTCAATGCGTGGCTGGATGAAATCGCCAACGAACGGGTCAATGAGCGGCGCGATGTGACAATAAGGCTGCTGAACGAAAGACACGAGCCTGTGGCGGCATGGTCGGCCGTAAGGTGCTTCCCGGTAAAAGTCACCGCCCCTGATTTCAAATCAGATGCCAATGAGGCCGCGATAGAGAGCATCGAAATAGCCCATGAAGGCCTTAAATTGATGAAGGTCTAA
- a CDS encoding phage tail sheath subtilisin-like domain-containing protein gives MPTTYKMPGVYIEEIPKFPPSIAPVETAIPAFIGYTQKAEKVAPGDLINVPTKIGSIAEYEAYFGVGSAPSVTEVILDDSRNFKSASVGNMFYMYDSLRLFYANGGGDCYIVSTGSYDNPSSKTKNDFIGTGKGIDALEAVDEPTILVFPDNSLLDADFYEIYMKALDQCGRLMDRVCLFHVKEDDSKGANFRPGIGIKDLKYGMAYSPWLKASFPKDVTYRDFKDVIKIGETRIDLSGVTDDTKIKGLISEYEDVISDNQKIGAVSSLLAGTRTLREKFTDLESVYLSGKTVANFMKLIDFLFGIARKADELIGTSSSALKNEPLRGSLGGLIESLAQPFSELISYDKELVNIDGYEPQYNATMLSANEWDGLNATPPSAILEDTESDQANMDEVLGLLRPLFDKISKAWLGLVDAARKLEKDKHDGLISNFPLYKTIITGIQNKASIIPPSGAVAGVYAYVDRTRGVWKAPANVSISGIVGPKDMFTASELDSLNIDPNGGKSINAIRAFTGKGTLVWGARTLAGNDNEWRYVNVRRFFNFVEESTKKATEQFVFEPNDANTWVRVQAMIENFLTVLWRQGALQGVKPEHAFYVAVGLGKTMTTLDILEGRMIVEIGMAVVRPAEFIVLRFSHKMAES, from the coding sequence ATGCCTACAACGTACAAAATGCCGGGTGTTTACATCGAAGAGATACCGAAGTTCCCACCCTCCATCGCGCCGGTCGAGACGGCGATACCTGCGTTTATAGGATATACGCAAAAGGCCGAAAAGGTCGCGCCCGGAGACCTTATTAACGTGCCCACGAAGATAGGTTCCATTGCCGAGTATGAGGCCTATTTTGGGGTGGGCTCCGCCCCATCCGTTACTGAAGTTATTTTGGATGACAGCCGTAATTTCAAATCGGCATCAGTCGGAAATATGTTTTACATGTATGACAGTCTCCGCTTGTTCTACGCAAATGGCGGAGGCGACTGTTACATCGTTTCCACGGGCAGCTATGATAATCCATCCTCCAAGACAAAAAATGACTTCATCGGCACAGGAAAAGGAATTGATGCCCTCGAAGCGGTAGATGAACCCACGATACTCGTTTTTCCCGATAACTCGCTACTCGATGCGGATTTTTATGAAATTTACATGAAGGCCCTGGACCAGTGCGGCAGGCTGATGGACAGGGTTTGCCTGTTCCATGTAAAAGAGGATGATTCTAAAGGCGCTAATTTCCGGCCTGGTATCGGCATTAAGGATCTGAAATACGGAATGGCTTATTCCCCGTGGTTGAAAGCCAGCTTCCCAAAAGACGTTACCTATCGCGATTTCAAGGACGTAATCAAAATCGGGGAAACACGGATCGATTTATCGGGCGTGACCGACGATACAAAAATTAAGGGGTTGATTTCGGAATATGAAGACGTCATATCCGATAATCAGAAGATCGGTGCTGTCTCAAGCTTACTCGCAGGTACTCGAACATTAAGGGAGAAATTTACCGATCTCGAAAGTGTTTATCTTTCAGGTAAAACAGTTGCAAATTTTATGAAACTAATTGATTTTTTATTCGGCATCGCAAGGAAAGCTGACGAACTGATTGGGACCAGCAGTAGCGCCCTTAAGAACGAACCTTTGAGAGGATCATTAGGTGGTCTTATAGAATCTCTGGCGCAACCCTTCAGTGAATTAATCAGTTACGATAAAGAACTCGTCAATATAGATGGGTATGAACCACAATATAATGCAACTATGCTTTCAGCAAATGAATGGGATGGACTTAACGCTACGCCCCCCTCGGCAATCCTGGAGGATACAGAAAGCGACCAGGCTAATATGGACGAAGTGCTTGGACTGCTCCGGCCACTTTTCGATAAGATCAGCAAGGCCTGGCTTGGCCTGGTGGACGCTGCCAGAAAATTGGAAAAGGACAAGCACGATGGCCTGATTTCCAATTTTCCTCTATACAAGACGATTATCACCGGAATCCAGAACAAGGCTTCGATTATTCCTCCTTCAGGTGCTGTTGCCGGTGTCTATGCCTACGTGGACCGCACCAGGGGTGTCTGGAAAGCGCCCGCGAACGTCAGCATCAGCGGAATCGTCGGTCCTAAAGACATGTTTACCGCTTCGGAACTGGATTCTCTCAATATAGATCCAAACGGCGGAAAATCCATAAACGCCATCCGCGCCTTTACAGGCAAGGGGACTCTCGTCTGGGGCGCGCGTACCCTCGCCGGGAACGACAATGAGTGGCGCTATGTCAACGTCAGGCGGTTCTTCAATTTCGTAGAAGAGTCGACAAAAAAGGCAACCGAGCAGTTCGTGTTCGAGCCGAACGATGCCAATACCTGGGTGCGTGTGCAGGCTATGATAGAGAACTTTCTGACCGTGCTCTGGCGGCAGGGCGCCCTGCAGGGCGTAAAACCGGAACATGCATTCTATGTCGCCGTGGGGCTAGGGAAGACGATGACAACCCTGGATATTCTCGAAGGACGCATGATAGTGGAAATCGGAATGGCCGTCGTCCGCCCCGCTGAATTCATCGTCCTCAGGTTTTCCCATAAAATGGCGGAGTCGTGA